A stretch of the Tannerella serpentiformis genome encodes the following:
- a CDS encoding CDP-alcohol phosphatidyltransferase family protein — MPNLLRHLPNALTCCNLICGCIATAAALDGRLMTAVALLFAAVAFDFVDGLAARLLHAASPIGKDLDSLADVVSFGLAPAAMLHRLFVDLSLLGPDATLPLPLSILATVAVLTIPVGSALRLAKFNNDARQTTSFIGLPVPAHAIFWSSLLASLARIAEQYPAAVAADLTLWVIGLSVLALAGSLLLVSELPMFSLKVKSMAWQGNERRYLLLISAVVLTLAMPMLTGISATILLYILLSIFDRKAPEAESPT, encoded by the coding sequence ATGCCGAACCTCCTTCGTCACCTCCCTAACGCGCTCACTTGCTGCAACCTGATCTGCGGTTGCATCGCCACAGCGGCCGCCCTCGACGGACGACTGATGACGGCCGTGGCGCTCCTCTTTGCCGCCGTCGCGTTCGACTTCGTGGACGGCCTCGCCGCCCGCCTCCTCCACGCCGCCTCGCCCATCGGCAAGGACCTCGATTCACTGGCCGACGTAGTCAGTTTCGGCCTCGCCCCCGCGGCCATGCTTCACCGCCTGTTCGTCGACCTTAGCCTCTTGGGGCCAGACGCCACGCTGCCCCTCCCGTTGTCGATCCTCGCCACGGTAGCCGTCCTGACCATACCCGTTGGGTCGGCCCTCCGACTGGCCAAATTCAACAACGATGCCCGCCAGACGACCTCCTTCATCGGCTTACCCGTGCCCGCGCATGCCATCTTTTGGTCGTCGTTGCTGGCCTCACTGGCCCGGATAGCCGAGCAGTACCCCGCGGCCGTAGCCGCCGACCTCACGCTGTGGGTGATCGGCCTGTCCGTGCTCGCCTTGGCCGGATCATTGCTCCTGGTGTCCGAGCTCCCCATGTTCTCGCTCAAGGTCAAATCGATGGCGTGGCAAGGCAACGAGCGGCGGTACCTGTTGCTCATTTCGGCCGTTGTGCTCACCTTGGCAATGCCCATGCTGACCGGCATTTCGGCCACCATTTTGCTTTACATCCTCCTCTCCATTTTCGATCGGAAAGCCCCCGAGGCAGAGTCGCCCACGTAA
- a CDS encoding phosphatidylserine decarboxylase family protein encodes MKVHREGTGLLLTLFTLLFVVDLLIYYTIDKGFFFYLFTASSVVFFALVLNFFRSPHRRFPYDSEGLVIAPADGTVVAIEEVAENEYFHDRRLQVSIFMSVFNVHANWYPVNGVVKHVSHQKGRFQAAYLPKSSTDNERSTIVITTSYGVEVLTRQVAGALARRIVTYAQPGEQCKVDDQMGFIKFGSRVDTFLPVGTDVLVRLGQKVRANQTPIARLGKIIYR; translated from the coding sequence ATGAAAGTTCACCGCGAAGGAACAGGCTTATTGCTGACGTTATTTACCCTTTTGTTTGTCGTTGATCTCTTGATCTACTATACGATCGACAAAGGGTTCTTTTTTTACCTCTTCACCGCCTCGTCGGTCGTCTTTTTTGCCCTCGTATTGAATTTCTTCCGCAGCCCACACCGCCGCTTCCCGTACGACTCGGAGGGCCTCGTGATCGCCCCAGCCGACGGAACGGTCGTTGCCATCGAAGAGGTGGCGGAGAATGAGTATTTCCACGACCGCAGGCTCCAAGTTTCCATCTTCATGTCCGTCTTTAATGTCCACGCCAACTGGTATCCGGTCAATGGCGTCGTCAAGCACGTCTCGCATCAGAAGGGGCGCTTTCAGGCGGCCTACTTACCCAAAAGTAGCACCGACAACGAGCGCTCCACGATCGTCATAACCACCTCTTACGGCGTCGAGGTGCTCACCCGCCAGGTGGCTGGTGCCTTGGCCCGCCGCATCGTCACCTACGCACAGCCCGGAGAGCAGTGCAAGGTCGACGACCAGATGGGCTTCATCAAATTTGGCTCGCGCGTGGACACCTTCCTGCCGGTGGGTACCGACGTACTCGTCCGCCTCGGCCAGAAGGTGCGGGCCAACCAAACACCGATCGCCCGACTGGGCAAAATCATCTACCGATAG
- a CDS encoding UvrD-helicase domain-containing protein — MLTVYRASAGAGKTHTLTGEYLKMLFGGKGQEGEATYRHILAVTFTNKATAEMKDRIVRDLYALASGGRSGHLEMLRAHLGGATEADVRTRARTLLVRMLHDYAAFNVSTIDHFFQQTLRAFVREIGLQGNYVVELDAEPVLDEAVDSLLAGLDREGGDSELFRWLLRFSEQKVERGETWVLSRDMKTLGRQLFNEHYKALRSADDADETAPTVDRKKMTAYSDMLYATMNAIKSEARELGERGLAIMARYGLKPESFKWKDKSGLMFFNKLQSGVIDEEPGKRFCQLPDNLAEWVSGKNAAIEQAYADGLNDCVKAVIRFYDTRMRDYLTAQAIAANFYTLGILGDIAREIRRRSDEKNRMLIADTAELLTRIIDGSDVPFIYEKTGTRIRHYLIDEFQDTSALQWRNFRPLVADSLGAGYDDLIVGDVKQSIYRFRNSDWTLLDERIGLDFPTGVTERTLAENWRSFGRVVEFNNALFTFFPARLQERYNVGLAESTLPPERCALYGGRILRAYAHSRQALPEGRAANAGHVRVELLEHTGKKEEWQEQAMARLVDVVSELRRHGRSWGDIAVLTRTRAEAALVTGALLTYGRQHPEAALRILSDDGLQLDGASAVRFIVGMLRYMNRPDDSTLQRSAGLLLSAMRIKRMGEGANPSLVCAELDVDGAEARDPLLAGHRSIYEAVEAICRRFGSDFPEDELIFVQSFLDLIADYAEREGSDVDRFLSWWKDTGIRTQIAMPETQDALRVMTIHKAKGLGFDVVVLPFSDWGLDAKSETILWCRPRVAPFDAIGAVPVNYKAELSRTIFSEEYYHEKLHAYIDALNTFYVALTRAKEELILFTPAEKSKKDAKKDAAASIADILREALTSRLTQTAEGDPLLPLADGFRAEDGLFEWGTWIDCEAKCTDELPADTASIVRTLPSVRPDARMYLSLSGRSFDDTQRDYGVLMHDLLSHIRTVDDLPAAVAAKVSAGEIGRRSADELEKRLRTLLDLPAVRAWFDGSMTVLTEAEILSGDGRSRRPDRVMLATDDEEPCAVIVDYKFGLHKSTRYARQIRDYMALLGAMGYANVRGYLWYVELGETEEVSA; from the coding sequence ATGCTGACCGTTTATCGCGCATCGGCCGGGGCGGGCAAGACGCACACGCTGACGGGGGAGTACCTCAAAATGCTTTTCGGCGGCAAGGGGCAAGAGGGCGAGGCAACGTATCGCCACATCCTGGCCGTGACGTTTACCAATAAGGCGACGGCGGAGATGAAAGACCGCATCGTTCGCGACCTCTACGCCCTGGCTTCGGGCGGGCGGTCGGGTCATCTGGAAATGCTCCGGGCGCATCTCGGGGGGGCGACGGAGGCCGACGTGCGGACGCGGGCTCGGACGTTGCTGGTGCGCATGCTGCATGATTATGCAGCGTTTAACGTGAGCACGATCGATCACTTTTTTCAGCAGACCCTGCGCGCCTTTGTGCGTGAGATCGGCTTGCAGGGCAACTATGTCGTGGAGCTGGACGCCGAGCCGGTGCTCGACGAGGCGGTGGACAGTTTGCTGGCCGGCTTAGACCGTGAGGGGGGCGACTCGGAGCTTTTCCGGTGGCTGCTGCGCTTCAGCGAGCAGAAGGTGGAGCGGGGCGAAACGTGGGTCTTGAGCCGCGACATGAAGACGCTCGGGCGGCAGCTCTTCAATGAACACTACAAGGCGCTGCGCAGCGCGGACGATGCTGACGAGACGGCGCCCACGGTGGACCGTAAGAAGATGACGGCCTACAGCGACATGCTTTACGCCACCATGAATGCCATCAAAAGCGAGGCGCGCGAGCTGGGCGAACGAGGGCTAGCCATCATGGCGCGCTACGGGCTGAAGCCGGAGAGCTTCAAATGGAAGGACAAATCGGGCCTGATGTTTTTCAATAAGCTGCAATCGGGCGTCATCGACGAGGAGCCGGGCAAACGGTTCTGTCAGTTGCCGGACAATCTCGCAGAGTGGGTCTCGGGGAAGAATGCGGCTATCGAGCAGGCCTACGCCGACGGCCTGAACGACTGTGTCAAGGCGGTGATCCGATTCTATGACACGCGCATGCGAGACTATCTCACGGCCCAAGCCATTGCCGCCAACTTCTACACGTTGGGCATCCTGGGCGACATCGCCCGCGAGATTCGCCGTCGGAGCGACGAGAAAAACCGCATGCTCATCGCCGACACCGCCGAACTGCTCACGCGCATCATCGACGGCAGCGATGTCCCCTTCATTTACGAGAAAACCGGCACGCGCATCCGGCATTACCTCATCGACGAGTTTCAGGACACCAGCGCGCTGCAATGGCGCAACTTCCGCCCTTTGGTGGCCGACAGTCTCGGCGCGGGCTACGACGATCTGATCGTGGGCGACGTGAAGCAGAGCATCTACCGCTTCCGCAATTCTGACTGGACATTGCTCGACGAGCGCATCGGCCTCGATTTCCCGACCGGCGTCACGGAGCGTACGCTGGCCGAGAACTGGCGCAGCTTCGGTCGCGTGGTGGAGTTCAACAACGCGCTTTTCACCTTCTTCCCCGCGCGGCTACAGGAGCGATACAACGTAGGGCTGGCCGAGTCTACGTTGCCGCCGGAGCGTTGTGCGCTCTATGGCGGGCGCATTCTCCGGGCCTACGCGCACAGTCGGCAGGCGCTGCCCGAAGGTCGAGCTGCCAATGCCGGGCACGTGCGCGTGGAGCTGCTTGAGCATACGGGTAAGAAGGAGGAGTGGCAGGAACAGGCGATGGCGCGTCTGGTGGACGTCGTCAGTGAGCTGCGGCGACACGGTCGGTCGTGGGGAGACATCGCCGTGCTGACCCGTACGCGTGCCGAGGCGGCCCTCGTCACGGGCGCGTTGCTGACGTACGGTCGGCAGCATCCGGAGGCGGCCCTCCGAATCCTCTCGGACGACGGGCTGCAGCTCGATGGCGCGTCGGCTGTACGCTTCATCGTGGGCATGTTGCGCTACATGAACCGCCCGGACGACTCTACGCTGCAGCGCTCCGCCGGCCTCCTGCTCTCGGCCATGCGTATCAAGCGCATGGGGGAGGGCGCCAACCCGTCGCTCGTTTGTGCCGAGCTCGACGTGGACGGTGCCGAGGCCCGCGATCCGCTCCTTGCGGGCCATCGCTCGATCTATGAGGCGGTCGAGGCCATCTGCCGCCGCTTCGGGAGCGACTTCCCAGAGGACGAGCTGATCTTCGTGCAGTCCTTTCTCGACCTCATAGCGGACTATGCCGAGCGCGAAGGGTCGGACGTCGACCGCTTCCTCTCGTGGTGGAAAGACACGGGTATCCGGACCCAGATCGCTATGCCTGAGACGCAGGATGCGCTCCGCGTCATGACCATCCACAAGGCCAAGGGTCTCGGCTTCGATGTCGTCGTCTTGCCCTTCAGCGATTGGGGGCTGGACGCAAAGTCGGAGACCATCCTCTGGTGTCGGCCACGCGTCGCACCGTTTGACGCCATCGGCGCCGTGCCCGTCAATTACAAGGCTGAGCTTAGCCGCACGATCTTCTCCGAGGAGTACTATCACGAAAAGCTGCACGCCTATATCGACGCCCTGAACACCTTCTACGTCGCCCTCACCCGCGCCAAGGAAGAGCTGATCCTCTTCACTCCGGCCGAGAAATCCAAGAAGGACGCCAAGAAGGACGCCGCCGCATCGATCGCTGACATCCTCCGCGAAGCCCTCACCTCTCGCCTCACGCAGACAGCCGAAGGCGATCCGCTGCTCCCCTTAGCCGACGGATTCCGCGCGGAGGACGGACTCTTCGAGTGGGGCACTTGGATCGATTGCGAGGCCAAGTGCACGGACGAGCTACCCGCCGACACCGCGTCGATCGTCCGCACACTGCCCTCCGTCCGCCCCGATGCGCGCATGTACTTGAGCCTCTCCGGCCGGTCGTTCGACGATACGCAACGCGATTACGGCGTGCTCATGCATGACCTGCTCAGCCATATCCGCACCGTGGACGACCTTCCCGCGGCCGTAGCCGCCAAGGTCTCCGCGGGCGAGATCGGTCGCCGGTCGGCCGATGAATTGGAGAAGCGCCTGCGCACCCTGCTCGACCTCCCCGCCGTCCGAGCGTGGTTTGACGGCTCGATGACGGTCCTCACCGAGGCCGAGATCCTCTCCGGCGACGGCCGATCGCGCCGCCCCGACCGCGTCATGCTCGCCACCGATGACGAGGAGCCGTGCGCCGTCATCGTAGACTACAAATTCGGCCTCCACAAGTCCACGCGCTACGCCCGACAGATCCGCGACTACATGGCCCTTCTGGGCGCCATGGGTTACGCCAACGTCCGGGGCTATCTCTGGTACGTGGAGCTGGGCGAAACGGAGGAGGTGAGCGCATGA
- a CDS encoding translation initiation factor: MKKNNDWKERLGVIYSTNPDFAYQTDEAPEVETLPCDRQRLRVRIDRRNRGGKTVTIVEGFRGRTDDLEALGKALKVRCGVGGATKDGEIILQGDLRQKVADILQGEGYGVRVC; encoded by the coding sequence ATGAAGAAGAACAACGACTGGAAGGAGCGGCTCGGAGTGATCTATTCCACGAATCCAGATTTTGCATATCAAACAGACGAGGCGCCGGAGGTGGAGACGCTGCCTTGCGACCGTCAGCGGCTGCGCGTAAGGATTGACCGGCGGAACAGGGGCGGCAAGACGGTGACGATCGTGGAGGGCTTTCGCGGCCGGACGGACGATCTGGAGGCGCTGGGCAAGGCGCTGAAGGTGCGTTGCGGCGTGGGCGGGGCGACAAAGGACGGGGAGATCATCCTGCAAGGCGACCTCAGGCAAAAGGTGGCGGACATCCTTCAGGGCGAGGGCTACGGGGTGCGCGTATGCTGA